The genomic DNA TCGTAGATAGCCGGATTGCTTACATGAAACTCGGCGACATAGGTAGTCGTGTCGCGTTGTTCCTTTAAGTCTTTCTGTTTCTTGTCGGCAAACAAGGCTCTCAGGATAATAATCGCCAAGATCACGCCCACTACGCCGAGCGGATAAGCAACGGCACACGCCAAAGCCATGTCCGTCACCCCTTTGGTATTGGTCGGATCTATCTGCAACAAAGCCTGTTGGGCGGCTCCCAAAGCAGGCGTGTTGGTAACGGCCCCACAAAGCAAACCGACCATATTGGAAAGGGAAACTCCTGTTACCCAGTGCAGACCGACTGTCATAATGAGTCCGAGCAGGATAACGCCTAACCCCATCATGTTCATAGCTACCCCTCCCTTCTTCAGCGAAGAGAAGAAACCGGGACCAACCTGTAACCCTAATGCATAGACGAAAAGGATCAAGCCGAAACTTTGAGCAAAATACAGCATATCCTTATTCACGACGATCCCTAAATGCCCGGCCAAGATACCGGCAAAGAATACAAATGTGATACCCAGTGAGATCCCGAATATCTTGATCCGTCCTAAATACAATCCAAGTGCAGAGACCAGTGAAATAATGATGACTGCCTGCACCATCGTAGGCTCTAAAAAGGCCTCTTGTAACCAATTCATAAAGTTCCCCTGTTTATTGACGGCACAAAGATAGGACAATAATTTGATTCGTCATCTATTTCTCTCGTTCCCGCGCTTGACACAGGCTCCCCTTATTGTCTTTGTTCGTTTGTTTCATTACCTTTATCCCCAAAATAAGATCAGATTCATATTTGTTAAATCTGGAAAAACATGTCATTGAAAATAATCCATACTGCCGACTGGCATCTTGGGCAAACCTTTTTCGGGTATGACCGTGATGAGGAACATGAGGCATTTCTTTCGTGGTTGATCGATATATTGACGCTACGGCAGACTGATGTCTTGCTGATAGCAGGCGATGTTTTCGATGTTGCCAATCCGTCGGCAGCCGCCCAACGCCGTTTTTTCCGTTTTTTGCGGGAAGCGAACCGGCGTAACCCACAATTGCAGATCGTGATTATCGCAGGTAATCATGATTCGGCAGCCCGTCTGGAGGCGCCGATACCCCTGTTGGAAGAACTGAATACGTCAATTGTAGGGGCTGTCCCGCGAACCGACCTGTGCAAGATCGATTTCGATTCGCTTCTGATTCCTTTATATAATAAGGAAGGAAAACGGGAAGCGATCTGTCTGGCTGTTCCCTATCTTCGTCAGGGAGATTATCCCGCTTCGAAAGAAGGGAAAGATACCTATGTGGAGGGCGTTACCCGAATGTATCGCCAGCTCTATGACTATGCCGACAGCCAAAGGCAACCGGGCGAGGCCCTGCTTGCGATGGGACACTTGCATGCGACTGGTGCTGAACTGTCGGAAGACGATCGGAGCGAACGGACTATCATGGGAGGACTTGAATCTATATCGGTAGAAGCCTTTAACGAGGACTTGGCCTATACGGCCCTCGGTCACATCCACAAGGCGCAACGGGTAGGGGGACGCGAGTCTGTACGCTATGCCGGCAGCCCGCTTCCGATGTCTTTCTCCGAACAGCATTATCACCATCAGGTTGTTGCCTTTACCCTCGAAAACGGATGCCTGTCGGATCTCGAAGCAGTGCCCATCCCACTCCGAACCGCCCTGCATCGGATTCCGGCGGAACCGGCGTCGCCTGCCGAAGTCCTTTTGTCGCTTTCCAACCTACCGTTGGCGGAAGAGGGAGCCGATCGCAGCCTATGGCCTTATCTGGAGGTGCAGGTACTGCTGACGGAGCCAGATCCGGGATTTCGGCATCGGGTGGAGGAGGCGCTGGCGGATAAGGCTGTACGCCTGACTTCCATCATCCCTTCTTATCCGAAAAAGGAGGGAGAGGAAGATTCTCGTCCTTTCTCTTATACGGATTTACAAAAGATCGCTCCGCTGGATATGCTTCGCCATACCTTTACGAACCGTTTCGGGGGAGATTTGCCGGAAGAGTTGGAAAAGATGTTTAACGATGTAATGCGGGAGGTTTCCCTATGAAGATATTAGCGATACGAGGTCGTAACCTGGCCTCGTTGGAAGGTGATTTTGAAATAGATTTTACGGTGGAGCCGTTACTTTCAGCCGGGATCTTTGCTATTTCCGGGCCTACGGGAGCAGGTAAGTCTACCCTTTTGGATACGATGTGCTTAGCTCTGTTCGCCCGTACGCCTCGTACCGACCAGGCGAAAGAAAATAATGTCAAGCTTCAGGATGTCAGTAATGAACAATTGTCGCAGAGCGATCCTCGTTTCTTGCTGCGGCGGGGAACATCCTCCGGTTTTGCAGAAGTGGATTTCATGGCCTTGAACGGACACCGCTACCGGACACGCTGGTCGGTGGCGCGGGCACGCGACAAGGAAAACGGACGGTTGCAGAATCCGCGTTTGGCTCTGTATAACCTCGACAAGGAGGAGGAAGAGCAAGGGACGCGTTCCGATTTGCAAGCCCGTATTATCGATTTGATTGGCTTGACTTTCGAACAGTTTACGCGTTCCGTATTGCTGGCGCAGAACGATTTTTCCACTTTCCTGAAAGCCGAGCAGGGAGAAAAAGCTTCCTTGTTGGAGAAGTTGACCGGAACCGAACTCTATTCCGCCATTTCTCGCCAGATATTTGAAAGGAATGCGCGGGCGAAAGAAGCCTTCGACTTGATCCAAACGCGAATACAGGGTATCGAGCTATTGACGGATGAGGAAGAAAACGACTTGCGCACTCGCCTTGCCGGAACGGAAAAGGAGCTGCAGCGAGTCGAGAAAGCGAAAGCGGAGCAACAGGCCCTTCAAGAGGCCGTCCGTTCTATCGAACAGCAGATAACCATCCGCCAAAGACAACAAAAAGAGGCGGCCGATAAGTTGGTGCACGCAACGGAATTGTTGACGGTCGCTCGCCATGAATACGAAAAGGGAGTGGAGGAACAGCAACAGTCTGAGGCTCGTTTCAAATCCCTTCAACAGGAGATCTTGCAGGCGCGTAAACTGGATATCCAGTTGGATACAGCCATCCGTGACCTGTCACATTCGGAGCAGCAGTTGAAAAATGTAATGCTTCGGAAAGAAGAGGCCGAAAAGAAATATCAAGCTGCCGTCCTCCGCCGGAGACAGGGAGCGGAGGAGATTGCCCGTCTGACCGCTTGGCGCGAGCGTTATAAAAAGAAGGAACGTATTGCGGAGCAACTTTCAGCTTTGTTGTTGCACTTGGATGCAGCATCGGCCACCCGTTCAGGGATGGAGGCGGCTGTCCGTTCGATCGAAACGCTCCGGCAGGAGATGGCGGCGTTGAATAAACAACTTTCCGACCTGCAACAGACCAGTGCAAACAAACAGCAGGCGTTGAAGCGGGCTGAAGCGGATTACCGGAATCTGGAAGAGGAACTGAAAGCTGTCGATGCACCGGCTTTGGACAAACAGATCGAGAAACTTCGCCAGGAACGGGAACAATTGCTTATCGAACAGGCACGCTTGGAGGCTTCCGGTAACATAAAGGATTTACGTGGCAGGTTGCAGGATGGACAACCTTGTCCGGTTTGCGGGAGCACACAT from Parabacteroides merdae ATCC 43184 includes the following:
- a CDS encoding exonuclease SbcCD subunit D is translated as MSLKIIHTADWHLGQTFFGYDRDEEHEAFLSWLIDILTLRQTDVLLIAGDVFDVANPSAAAQRRFFRFLREANRRNPQLQIVIIAGNHDSAARLEAPIPLLEELNTSIVGAVPRTDLCKIDFDSLLIPLYNKEGKREAICLAVPYLRQGDYPASKEGKDTYVEGVTRMYRQLYDYADSQRQPGEALLAMGHLHATGAELSEDDRSERTIMGGLESISVEAFNEDLAYTALGHIHKAQRVGGRESVRYAGSPLPMSFSEQHYHHQVVAFTLENGCLSDLEAVPIPLRTALHRIPAEPASPAEVLLSLSNLPLAEEGADRSLWPYLEVQVLLTEPDPGFRHRVEEALADKAVRLTSIIPSYPKKEGEEDSRPFSYTDLQKIAPLDMLRHTFTNRFGGDLPEELEKMFNDVMREVSL
- a CDS encoding AAA family ATPase, producing MKILAIRGRNLASLEGDFEIDFTVEPLLSAGIFAISGPTGAGKSTLLDTMCLALFARTPRTDQAKENNVKLQDVSNEQLSQSDPRFLLRRGTSSGFAEVDFMALNGHRYRTRWSVARARDKENGRLQNPRLALYNLDKEEEEQGTRSDLQARIIDLIGLTFEQFTRSVLLAQNDFSTFLKAEQGEKASLLEKLTGTELYSAISRQIFERNARAKEAFDLIQTRIQGIELLTDEEENDLRTRLAGTEKELQRVEKAKAEQQALQEAVRSIEQQITIRQRQQKEAADKLVHATELLTVARHEYEKGVEEQQQSEARFKSLQQEILQARKLDIQLDTAIRDLSHSEQQLKNVMLRKEEAEKKYQAAVLRRRQGAEEIARLTAWRERYKKKERIAEQLSALLLHLDAASATRSGMEAAVRSIETLRQEMAALNKQLSDLQQTSANKQQALKRAEADYRNLEEELKAVDAPALDKQIEKLRQEREQLLIEQARLEASGNIKDLRGRLQDGQPCPVCGSTHHPFANQVPVAPVSALTLQLQDLSNKKETYVAHTRHLTRLQQQLLQLHKELADSEAACKEMAGKQQLAASRQEREEAIVKEQSTLLTQSLSAADLLFGNSEWQKAWLQNPETFRKTLTDFARQWHENTEKLHQLERQESAQKAECESLASFLPSLEKQAEESGQLHEKNRAAFSSLQAERKKLLNGRSADSVEQEYIRRMEELKERLKKLSATQTEQSGIADQTRGIADQIAKDLTEASADLLRRKAALDKWTADYLDSSGGEPLEVILSRYTQEKTELAFRLRTQTENKAKVSGLQEELNVRRTESERWAKLNELAGSADGAKFRRIAQGYTLDILLNYANVQLRELTRRYRLERVPETLALQVIDRDMCDEVRTVHSLSGGESFLVSLALALGLSSLSSNRMRVESLFIDEGFGSLDAETLRVAMDALESLRTQGRKIGVISHVQEMTERIPVRICVNRAGNGRSFLEVL